In the Victivallis sp. Marseille-Q1083 genome, one interval contains:
- a CDS encoding winged helix-turn-helix domain-containing protein, giving the protein MTSDKNSVPSFDQMIKPTLEALKELGGVAKNDSIDQKVIEIMNLPEDIVTIPHKNGNCAEVSYRIGWARTYLKKYGLLSNPSRGRWELTEQFDDNIEYDEIPEILNSLATS; this is encoded by the coding sequence ATGACCAGCGATAAAAATTCAGTGCCGTCATTCGATCAGATGATCAAACCGACCCTGGAGGCGTTAAAAGAGCTGGGCGGGGTGGCGAAAAATGATTCCATTGATCAAAAAGTCATTGAAATAATGAATCTTCCCGAAGATATTGTGACAATTCCGCATAAAAACGGCAATTGCGCCGAAGTTTCCTATCGGATTGGCTGGGCCAGGACTTACCTGAAAAAGTACGGCTTGCTTTCCAATCCTTCGCGCGGCAGGTGGGAACTGACCGAACAATTTGACGACAATATTGAATACGACGAGATTCCGGAAATTTTAAACTCTCTGGCGACCTCCTGA
- a CDS encoding MFS transporter has product MILIFCTGICGVIVFAGLYALQLGFGNAGPFFIAAAAAMLAVRFGSGLFMDKYQPLTILLPSLLLTIAAFLLLAFTSNRLLFYGAGIPLGLGFGVVMPLLSALAVKRTPKRRWGAANATFYLCVNLGFGTGSFFGGLAIDAAGFRNAFLLGILTAVIPGLLGLVYLRRKRKIKPRRNGA; this is encoded by the coding sequence ATGATTCTGATCTTCTGCACCGGCATCTGCGGCGTAATCGTTTTCGCCGGCTTGTACGCCCTTCAACTGGGCTTCGGCAACGCCGGTCCATTTTTCATTGCCGCCGCGGCGGCGATGCTCGCGGTCCGCTTCGGCTCCGGTCTGTTCATGGACAAATATCAGCCGCTGACGATCCTGCTGCCTTCCCTGCTGCTGACCATCGCCGCTTTTCTGCTGCTGGCCTTCACGTCGAATCGCCTGCTCTTTTATGGCGCCGGCATTCCGCTCGGCCTCGGCTTCGGGGTGGTGATGCCGCTGCTTTCCGCGCTGGCCGTCAAGCGGACACCGAAACGGCGCTGGGGCGCAGCCAACGCCACCTTTTATCTGTGCGTGAACCTGGGCTTCGGCACCGGTTCATTTTTCGGCGGGCTCGCCATCGACGCCGCGGGATTCCGGAATGCTTTCCTGCTGGGGATTCTGACCGCCGTCATTCCCGGCCTTCTCGGTCTGGTTTACCTGCGACGGAAACGCAAGATAAAACCACGCCGAAACGGGGCATAG
- a CDS encoding IS110 family transposase: MTSFVGVDLHRNNFTYCIRVNGEERKIGKCEITELKGFAAMLGPNTAMAVEATGNTFMFCSSLKAHVGRLVVVNPSQFKVISMSTKKTDKHDAKVLAEFLEKDMLPEVRVKDDLQAKISSLTQTREKLVQLRTVLKNKVNNLLAANFIVLKREELSTEKGLLKALSYHFDPITDTEMLVVVEQIRSLNKSIEKLDKAIEDHGSKMDGFDNLKSIKGIGSKGAAILLATIGNIADFRSAKQLAAYIGIVPRVSNSNDTVCHGRITKSGSKIARTALVQCALIAKRYSPYLNAFHESVKSRRGGAKANIALARKFLDIVYRTLKNNWMFENFTQFKLVKN; the protein is encoded by the coding sequence ATGACAAGTTTTGTTGGAGTGGATTTGCACCGGAACAATTTTACTTATTGCATCCGGGTAAATGGGGAAGAACGGAAAATCGGCAAGTGTGAGATTACCGAACTGAAGGGCTTTGCCGCAATGCTCGGTCCGAACACGGCGATGGCGGTGGAGGCGACCGGAAATACGTTCATGTTTTGCAGCTCGCTGAAAGCTCATGTCGGGCGACTGGTGGTGGTGAATCCATCACAGTTCAAAGTCATCAGCATGTCCACCAAAAAGACGGACAAACATGACGCAAAAGTGTTGGCGGAGTTCCTGGAAAAGGATATGCTTCCGGAGGTAAGAGTGAAAGACGATTTGCAGGCGAAAATTTCAAGTCTGACGCAGACCAGGGAAAAACTGGTTCAGTTGCGTACCGTATTGAAAAACAAAGTCAACAATCTGTTAGCAGCTAACTTCATCGTGCTGAAACGGGAAGAACTGTCCACGGAGAAAGGGCTTTTGAAAGCATTGAGTTATCACTTCGACCCGATCACCGACACGGAAATGCTGGTGGTTGTCGAACAGATTCGCAGTCTGAACAAAAGCATTGAAAAACTGGATAAGGCGATTGAGGATCACGGCAGCAAGATGGACGGCTTCGACAACCTGAAATCCATCAAGGGAATCGGCTCGAAAGGTGCGGCGATCCTGTTGGCAACCATCGGCAATATCGCTGATTTCCGATCGGCAAAGCAGTTGGCCGCTTATATCGGAATCGTCCCCAGAGTGAGCAATTCAAATGACACGGTTTGCCACGGAAGAATCACGAAGAGCGGCAGCAAGATCGCCAGAACCGCTTTGGTGCAATGCGCTTTGATCGCCAAACGCTACAGCCCGTATCTCAATGCCTTTCATGAATCGGTAAAAAGTCGGCGGGGAGGTGCGAAAGCCAATATCGCCTTGGCTCGCAAATTCCTCGATATCGTGTATAGAACATTAAAAAACAATTGGATGTTTGAGAATTTTACTCAATTCAAGCTCGTAAAAAATTGA
- a CDS encoding IS110 family transposase, with product MRKCSTVSFEGQVIFVGIDVHKESWVVNLRHCHRELDKFSMNPSPEMLAKYLKMNYPGAEYRSVYEAGFSGFWAHRRLCELGIENIVINPADVPTSGKERDRKNDAVDSRKLARELENRTLEGIYIPPEDNLELRNLVRRETKLTGNITRVKNRIKGHLNFMGLKFGSWSGSSLKMMYADAAKRYDYALQSMLRELRFLREEKLHVIRDERRCLKRLKRDKVQKHLQSIPGVGFHTAVMLQAELWDLLRFEDKDSLSSYVGFAPRLVGSGEHEAVKSAGNRKKKQLHAILIQSAWRSVSYNLEIRARYGALLHKGASPQRAISIIGKKLLYALRAVWLQERDYMVSASE from the coding sequence ATGAGAAAATGTAGCACGGTATCGTTCGAAGGTCAAGTGATATTTGTCGGAATTGATGTGCACAAGGAAAGTTGGGTGGTGAATTTGCGGCATTGCCACCGTGAACTGGACAAGTTCAGCATGAATCCGAGCCCTGAGATGTTGGCGAAGTATCTGAAGATGAACTATCCGGGCGCCGAGTACCGGAGCGTTTACGAGGCAGGATTCAGCGGATTCTGGGCGCACCGGCGATTGTGTGAGCTCGGGATTGAGAATATCGTAATCAACCCGGCGGACGTGCCGACCAGCGGCAAGGAGCGCGACCGCAAGAACGATGCGGTGGACAGCCGAAAATTGGCGCGGGAACTGGAGAACCGGACATTGGAAGGGATCTATATTCCGCCTGAAGATAATTTGGAATTGAGAAACCTGGTCAGACGTGAAACGAAACTGACCGGCAATATAACCAGGGTCAAAAACCGGATCAAAGGACACCTGAATTTCATGGGGTTGAAGTTTGGAAGTTGGTCTGGAAGTTCTTTGAAAATGATGTATGCGGACGCGGCAAAGCGTTACGATTATGCCTTGCAGAGCATGTTGCGGGAACTGCGTTTTCTCAGAGAAGAGAAACTGCATGTGATCCGCGATGAACGGCGGTGTCTGAAGCGTTTGAAGCGCGACAAAGTACAGAAGCATCTACAGAGTATACCTGGCGTCGGGTTTCATACGGCGGTGATGCTTCAGGCCGAATTGTGGGACTTGCTGCGCTTTGAAGACAAGGATTCGCTGAGCTCGTATGTGGGATTCGCACCGAGGTTGGTCGGCAGCGGCGAACACGAGGCCGTCAAATCCGCCGGGAATCGCAAGAAAAAGCAACTGCATGCCATCCTGATCCAGTCGGCGTGGAGGTCGGTGTCGTACAATCTGGAGATTCGGGCCAGATATGGAGCCTTGCTTCATAAGGGGGCCAGTCCACAACGGGCTATTTCGATCATCGGCAAGAAATTGCTCTATGCGCTTCGGGCCGTGTGGCTCCAGGAACGTGATTACATGGTATCCGCAAGTGAATAA
- a CDS encoding MFS transporter — MDGNTAASLDKPGIWTPTFINIIFISLAVTGSVDALQAALPVYMEQLGRSPLLGGLTVTVFTLAAIVPSLIAGRLADAVGCRQVMIAGAALFAFGMLLPLLL, encoded by the coding sequence ATGGATGGCAATACCGCCGCCTCTCTAGACAAGCCGGGCATCTGGACGCCGACTTTCATCAACATCATCTTCATCTCGCTGGCCGTAACCGGTTCGGTCGACGCCCTCCAGGCCGCGCTGCCGGTTTACATGGAACAATTGGGCCGCTCCCCGCTGCTCGGCGGTTTGACGGTCACCGTTTTCACCCTGGCCGCCATCGTGCCGTCCCTGATTGCCGGACGGCTCGCCGATGCAGTCGGCTGCCGGCAAGTGATGATTGCCGGGGCGGCGTTGTTTGCCTTCGGCATGCTGCTGCCGCTCCTATTATGA
- a CDS encoding YoaK family protein: MNNTSANAERLTAACVLSIIGGFLDIYTYLYRGKVFANAVTGNMVLCGFHLAHLEWRQSVKYLFAIFFYALGIFIAEIVHRKLPAFRKITWHQCVILLELLCLAPVCFVPYGEFDFIVNALISFVCALQVQTFRRVRGLPFASTMCTGNLRSGTEALFLGWVGRDPGEWRKALHYYGVIVCFIFGAVAGAVLLHCWGRYVFLLVPAGLCAVFGLITTRRELASWRRSFRKLRRFHA, from the coding sequence ATGAACAACACATCGGCAAATGCGGAACGCCTGACGGCGGCTTGTGTCCTGAGCATCATCGGCGGCTTTCTGGATATTTACACCTACCTTTACCGGGGAAAGGTATTTGCCAATGCGGTGACCGGCAATATGGTGCTTTGCGGTTTTCACCTGGCTCATCTGGAGTGGCGACAGAGCGTAAAATACCTGTTCGCCATCTTCTTCTACGCGCTGGGAATTTTTATCGCCGAAATCGTCCACCGCAAGCTGCCGGCTTTCCGGAAAATCACCTGGCACCAATGCGTGATCCTGCTGGAACTGCTGTGCCTGGCTCCGGTCTGTTTCGTTCCATACGGTGAGTTCGACTTCATCGTCAATGCGTTGATCTCCTTTGTCTGTGCGCTGCAGGTGCAGACTTTCCGGCGGGTGCGCGGTTTGCCGTTCGCCTCGACGATGTGTACCGGCAATCTCCGCAGTGGGACGGAAGCGTTGTTTCTCGGTTGGGTCGGCCGGGATCCGGGGGAATGGCGCAAAGCGCTGCATTATTACGGGGTGATCGTCTGTTTCATTTTCGGCGCCGTTGCCGGAGCGGTTCTGCTCCATTGCTGGGGACGGTATGTCTTCCTGCTGGTGCCGGCCGGTTTATGCGCGGTCTTTGGACTGATCACCACCCGGCGGGAACTTGCTTCCTGGCGGCGTTCGTTTCGCAAGCTGAGGCGGTTTCATGCCTGA
- a CDS encoding IS1380 family transposase codes for MTKCNVSIPVFQGPKSRKIEFNFAGGDISSDGGLLFVKEFDRKLGLTRRAGNLLDSFDIRQPGKVEHSYLSMLRQRVFGLVAGHEDLNDHHELRTDPLIQTVVGRDRQLATPSTLCRFENGIDRRACVDLSRLFVEFFIESFSTPPRELILDFDATDDLTYGMQENRFFHGYYDHYCFLPLYVFCGDQLLVAYLRPSKIDAAKHAWAILSLLVKRFRQKWPKVKIIFRGDSGFCRQKMLNWCDKNEVKYIVGLAKNPRLLELSKDLQVKAEALYNETHEKAKLFTQFEYAAGTWKYPRRVIAKAEFNSPGPNNRFIVTNLDDDGQYLYEKVYCARGEMENRIKEQQLDLFADRTSCHDFAANQFRLLLSSLAYILMERFRALLLTGTQFAEATCGSIRLYLVKIGAIIRRNTRKIYVALSSACPNQELLRLIAAKIIAWE; via the coding sequence ATGACAAAATGTAATGTTTCGATTCCGGTCTTTCAAGGTCCGAAAAGCAGAAAAATTGAATTCAATTTCGCCGGTGGAGATATCAGCAGTGACGGCGGGTTGCTTTTTGTGAAAGAATTCGACCGCAAACTCGGTTTGACCCGGCGCGCCGGTAACCTGCTGGATTCTTTTGATATTCGACAGCCCGGAAAAGTTGAACATTCCTATCTGAGCATGCTTCGTCAACGAGTTTTTGGTTTGGTTGCCGGCCATGAAGATCTCAATGACCATCATGAATTGCGAACTGATCCGCTGATTCAAACTGTTGTCGGTCGTGATCGTCAACTCGCCACTCCAAGCACTTTATGTCGATTCGAAAATGGAATCGATCGTCGTGCTTGCGTAGATTTGAGCCGATTGTTTGTCGAATTCTTTATCGAAAGTTTTTCCACGCCGCCTCGAGAATTGATTCTTGATTTCGATGCTACCGATGACCTCACTTACGGGATGCAGGAAAATCGCTTTTTTCATGGCTATTATGACCACTATTGCTTTTTGCCGTTGTATGTTTTCTGCGGGGATCAATTGCTTGTGGCTTATTTGCGTCCATCAAAAATTGATGCGGCCAAGCATGCTTGGGCGATTCTCTCGCTACTGGTAAAGCGCTTTCGGCAGAAATGGCCGAAGGTTAAGATTATTTTCCGGGGAGACAGTGGCTTTTGTCGGCAGAAAATGCTGAACTGGTGTGATAAAAATGAGGTCAAATATATTGTCGGATTGGCGAAAAATCCACGTTTGCTGGAATTATCAAAAGATCTTCAAGTGAAAGCGGAAGCACTTTACAACGAAACACATGAAAAAGCAAAACTGTTTACTCAGTTCGAATATGCGGCAGGAACTTGGAAATACCCGCGCCGGGTGATTGCCAAAGCGGAATTCAACTCCCCCGGACCGAATAATCGTTTTATCGTCACCAATCTTGATGATGATGGACAATATCTTTATGAAAAAGTCTATTGCGCCCGAGGTGAGATGGAAAACAGGATCAAGGAACAGCAGCTGGATCTTTTCGCTGATCGGACGAGCTGCCATGACTTTGCGGCAAATCAATTCCGGCTTCTGCTTTCAAGTTTGGCTTATATTCTCATGGAACGGTTTCGGGCATTGTTGTTGACAGGAACTCAATTTGCCGAGGCTACCTGCGGCAGCATTCGCTTATACCTGGTGAAAATCGGTGCCATTATTCGGCGGAATACCAGAAAAATTTATGTTGCTCTTTCAAGTGCTTGTCCAAATCAGGAACTCCTCCGCTTGATCGCTGCGAAAATCATCGCTTGGGAATAA
- a CDS encoding nucleoside hydrolase, producing MATADKRPVDIIIDTDAANETDDQFAISYALLAPERLNVLAVYAAPFLHCRVNSPAEGMFNSYWEIRRILHFFPAMKVPVFYGATDFLDNRSSEPTQATSHLIELARQHTPEQPLHIVAIAALTNIAAALLLAPDIADRLCVSWLGSHSYRQPPAEFNLEQDLLASTVVFNADVPLRLFPCLGVAQNLTLCLDRATALLRDTGELGEFLLNRYRRQYTFSFGYLPPEGKMLSIWDLAPFAALMDETFAELAVENHRHIQREPLAWREAPSRRQDLVCQKLAVEAIFEHFRACLERHHRSCPVAQSCNF from the coding sequence ATGGCTACAGCAGATAAAAGACCGGTCGATATCATCATCGATACCGACGCCGCCAATGAAACGGACGATCAGTTCGCCATCAGTTATGCCCTGCTGGCGCCGGAACGGCTCAACGTGCTGGCTGTTTACGCGGCGCCGTTCCTGCACTGCCGGGTCAATTCGCCGGCCGAGGGCATGTTCAACAGCTACTGGGAAATCCGCCGGATCCTCCATTTCTTCCCGGCAATGAAGGTGCCGGTTTTCTACGGAGCGACCGATTTTCTGGACAACCGTTCTTCGGAGCCGACCCAGGCGACCAGCCATCTGATCGAACTGGCCCGGCAGCATACGCCGGAACAACCGCTCCATATCGTGGCGATCGCCGCGCTGACCAATATCGCGGCGGCGCTGCTGCTGGCGCCGGACATCGCCGACCGTCTCTGCGTCAGTTGGCTGGGCAGCCATTCCTATCGCCAGCCGCCGGCCGAATTCAACCTGGAACAGGATTTGCTGGCCTCGACGGTCGTCTTCAACGCCGATGTGCCGCTGCGTCTGTTCCCCTGCCTGGGAGTGGCGCAGAATTTGACATTATGCCTCGACCGGGCGACGGCGTTGCTGCGCGATACCGGAGAATTGGGAGAATTCCTGCTGAATCGCTACCGGCGCCAATATACCTTTTCGTTCGGTTATCTGCCGCCGGAAGGGAAAATGCTGTCGATCTGGGATCTGGCCCCCTTCGCCGCTTTGATGGATGAAACTTTCGCCGAACTCGCCGTGGAAAACCACCGTCACATCCAGCGGGAACCGCTGGCCTGGCGCGAAGCCCCTTCCCGGCGGCAGGATCTGGTTTGTCAAAAACTGGCGGTGGAAGCCATCTTCGAGCATTTCAGGGCCTGTCTGGAACGTCACCACCGCAGTTGCCCGGTGGCGCAATCCTGCAATTTCTAA